The following proteins are encoded in a genomic region of Bosea beijingensis:
- the lpxD gene encoding UDP-3-O-(3-hydroxymyristoyl)glucosamine N-acyltransferase, translated as MAEPVFFPFATSLDFGEVASISGATLPEGVEPARKLDGIAALENAGPADLAYMDNPKYTEALASTKAGLCLVSPRFADRVPAGTVALVSPAPYHAFAKVMAHCFPNALKPESVFASQGVAPGAIVHATAVLEAGVTVDPGAVIGPGAEIGAGTVVASHAVIGPQVRIGRNCSIGAGSTIQASLIGNRVIVHPGARIGQDGFGFAMSPKGHMKVPQVGRVIIQDDVEIGANSTIDRGASRDTVIGEGTKIDNLVQIGHNCVIGRHCVICAQTGLAGSSTLEDFVVLGGQVGLAGHLVIGAGAQIAAQSGVAGDVPRGARYGGYPAQPALGWARETALLKTLVANRGKKPDASRG; from the coding sequence ATGGCAGAGCCAGTTTTCTTTCCTTTCGCGACCTCGCTGGACTTCGGCGAGGTCGCAAGCATTTCGGGCGCTACCTTGCCGGAAGGCGTGGAGCCGGCCCGCAAGCTCGATGGTATCGCCGCGCTTGAGAACGCCGGTCCGGCCGATCTCGCCTATATGGACAATCCGAAATACACGGAGGCCCTGGCGTCGACCAAGGCGGGCTTGTGCCTCGTTTCGCCTCGTTTCGCCGATCGTGTGCCGGCGGGAACGGTGGCGCTCGTGTCGCCGGCCCCCTACCACGCCTTCGCGAAGGTGATGGCGCACTGCTTCCCGAATGCACTGAAGCCTGAATCTGTTTTTGCCTCGCAGGGTGTGGCACCGGGCGCCATCGTCCACGCCACAGCGGTTCTCGAAGCCGGCGTCACCGTCGATCCGGGCGCCGTGATCGGGCCGGGCGCCGAGATCGGCGCCGGCACCGTCGTGGCCTCGCATGCGGTCATCGGCCCGCAGGTCCGGATCGGGCGCAATTGCTCGATCGGGGCGGGCAGCACGATCCAGGCCTCCCTCATCGGCAACCGCGTCATCGTTCATCCCGGCGCGCGGATTGGGCAGGACGGCTTCGGCTTCGCGATGAGCCCGAAGGGGCACATGAAGGTGCCGCAGGTCGGCCGCGTCATCATCCAGGACGATGTCGAGATCGGCGCCAACAGCACGATCGACCGCGGCGCCAGCCGCGACACCGTGATCGGCGAGGGCACCAAGATCGATAACCTCGTCCAGATCGGCCATAACTGCGTCATCGGGCGTCATTGCGTGATCTGCGCCCAGACCGGCCTTGCGGGCTCCTCCACGCTGGAGGATTTCGTGGTGCTCGGCGGCCAGGTCGGGCTCGCAGGCCATCTCGTGATCGGTGCGGGTGCGCAGATCGCGGCGCAGAGCGGCGTCGCCGGCGATGTCCCGCGCGGCGCTCGCTATGGCGGATATCCGGCTCAGCCCGCGCTCGGCTGGGCGCGCGAAACGGCGCTGCTCAAGACGCTGGTGGCCAATCGCGGCAAGAAGCCGGACGCGTCGCGAGGCTGA
- the fabZ gene encoding 3-hydroxyacyl-ACP dehydratase FabZ: MSEATTALGVIDIQRIMASIPHRYPFLLVDRVVEIDGDASGVGIKNVTANEPQFTGHFPDRPVFPGVLMIEAMAQTAGVLVVNANEFGDKQVKTVLFTTIDKAKFRKPVTPGDQIRFHLTKLARKRNIFFYRGEARVDGVLVAEAEISAMVV, encoded by the coding sequence ATGAGCGAGGCGACGACGGCACTGGGTGTGATCGACATCCAGAGGATCATGGCCAGCATTCCTCACCGCTACCCGTTCCTGCTGGTCGACCGGGTCGTTGAGATCGATGGCGATGCGTCCGGCGTGGGCATCAAGAACGTCACGGCCAACGAACCCCAGTTCACCGGGCATTTCCCCGACAGGCCGGTCTTCCCGGGCGTGCTGATGATCGAGGCGATGGCCCAGACAGCCGGCGTGCTGGTCGTGAATGCCAATGAATTCGGCGACAAGCAGGTCAAGACCGTCCTCTTCACCACGATCGACAAGGCGAAGTTCCGCAAGCCTGTCACGCCGGGCGACCAGATCCGCTTCCATCTCACCAAGCTCGCCCGCAAGCGCAACATCTTCTTCTATCGCGGCGAAGCGCGCGTCGATGGCGTTCTTGTGGCCGAAGCCGAAATCTCGGCGATGGTCGTTTGA
- the lpxA gene encoding acyl-ACP--UDP-N-acetylglucosamine O-acyltransferase → MSVTIHPMSLVDPKARLGAGVKIGPFCEVGPDVVLGEGVELVSHAVVAGRTTIGARTRIFPFASIGHPPQDLKYRGEPSTLSVGEDCIIREGVTMNPGTEGGGMETVVGDRCAFLANSHVGHDSRIGNNVVFSNNAMCAGHVTVGNFVIVGGGAGLLQFIRIGDHSFIGGGAGVTSDVIPFGLVRDNPAHLAGLNLVGLKRRNFSREHINELRRAYRLLFADEGTLAERVEDVAVEFSAHPLIDEILNFIREGAGKPLCTPREATAADR, encoded by the coding sequence ATGAGCGTCACCATCCATCCCATGTCGCTCGTCGACCCGAAGGCCCGGCTCGGTGCGGGCGTGAAGATCGGGCCGTTCTGCGAGGTTGGCCCCGATGTCGTGCTGGGCGAGGGCGTCGAGCTCGTCAGCCATGCCGTCGTCGCCGGTCGCACCACGATCGGCGCGCGCACGCGTATATTTCCCTTCGCCTCGATCGGTCACCCGCCGCAGGACCTGAAATATCGCGGCGAGCCCTCGACGCTCTCCGTCGGTGAGGATTGCATCATCCGCGAGGGCGTGACGATGAATCCGGGCACCGAGGGCGGCGGCATGGAAACCGTCGTCGGCGATCGCTGCGCCTTCCTTGCCAATTCGCATGTCGGGCACGATTCCAGGATCGGCAACAATGTCGTGTTCTCGAACAACGCGATGTGCGCGGGCCATGTCACGGTCGGTAACTTCGTCATCGTCGGCGGCGGCGCCGGCCTGCTGCAGTTCATCAGGATCGGCGATCACTCCTTCATCGGTGGTGGCGCGGGCGTTACCAGCGACGTCATTCCCTTCGGCCTCGTGCGTGACAACCCCGCCCATCTGGCCGGGCTCAATCTTGTCGGCTTGAAACGTCGCAACTTCAGCCGCGAGCATATCAATGAATTGCGCCGCGCTTACCGGCTGCTATTCGCCGACGAAGGTACCTTGGCAGAGCGTGTCGAGGACGTTGCGGTGGAGTTCTCGGCCCATCCGCTCATCGACGAGATCCTGAACTTCATCCGGGAAGGTGCGGGCAAGCCACTCTGCACGCCGCGGGAAGCCACCGCAGCGGATCGGTGA
- a CDS encoding LpxI family protein: MARGPLAMIAGSGDYPLQLARIVTGRGERPYIAALDGAADPAAFGEGADTKRYRLGQLGSLLEELRRRGIADIVMLGALPRPSFGSLRPEVSTLKYLPHFAKAFQGGDDHLLRGVVRFFEMQGFHVHGPADIAPEMTAPHGALGRKQANPEQRAELERGFSLLATLSPFDVGQAAILADHRVVAIEAAEGTDAMIRRVADLVARGRLKIGKGDGFLVKVPKTGQDLRVDMPAIGPDTLRHIAEAGLAGIGVRAGQVLVGDRAALGRLADQLGLFVEGFP; encoded by the coding sequence GTGGCCCGCGGTCCGCTCGCGATGATCGCGGGAAGCGGCGACTACCCGCTCCAGCTCGCCCGCATCGTGACCGGTCGGGGCGAGCGCCCCTATATCGCGGCGCTCGACGGTGCGGCCGATCCCGCAGCCTTCGGCGAGGGCGCCGATACCAAGCGCTACCGCCTCGGCCAGCTCGGCAGCCTGCTCGAGGAGCTGCGCCGGCGCGGCATCGCCGATATCGTCATGCTCGGCGCCTTGCCGCGGCCGAGCTTCGGCTCGCTGCGCCCCGAAGTCTCGACGCTGAAATACCTGCCGCATTTCGCCAAGGCTTTCCAGGGTGGGGATGATCATCTCCTGCGCGGCGTCGTCCGCTTCTTCGAGATGCAGGGCTTCCATGTCCACGGGCCGGCGGACATTGCCCCCGAGATGACCGCTCCACACGGAGCCCTTGGCCGCAAGCAGGCCAATCCTGAACAGCGGGCAGAGCTCGAACGTGGCTTCTCGCTGCTGGCCACGCTGTCGCCCTTCGATGTCGGGCAGGCGGCGATCCTCGCCGATCACCGCGTCGTCGCGATCGAGGCGGCCGAGGGCACGGATGCGATGATCCGCCGTGTGGCCGATCTGGTGGCGCGCGGGCGCCTCAAGATCGGCAAGGGCGATGGCTTTCTCGTGAAGGTGCCGAAGACCGGCCAGGATCTGCGCGTCGACATGCCGGCCATCGGCCCGGATACGCTGCGGCATATCGCTGAGGCCGGGCTCGCCGGCATCGGCGTTCGCGCCGGCCAGGTCCTGGTCGGCGACCGTGCGGCGCTTGGCCGCCTGGCGGATCAACTCGGCCTCTTCGTCGAGGGCTTCCCCTGA
- the lpxB gene encoding lipid-A-disaccharide synthase, with protein MRPFRLAIIAGEASGDALALRFLAALRENLGDRPVELCGVGDHGLPEAGLKPLFPQADIAVMGFGPVIARLPLLLRRMEDAARGIAAFQPDLLLTIDSPDFCLRVAKKVRARAPSIPIVHWVCPSVWAWRSGRARRMAPHVDRILALLPFEPAALARLHGPETVYVGHPLMERLAEMRPDADEQRRRDDAARPTILVLPGSRRSEIHHLMPVFGEAVAKVAAAVPGARFVLPAVQRLHPMIAEATAQWSIRPEIVTGEAAKLAAFREARAALAASGTVTLELALSQIPTVAAYRGANWEAFLARRLVKLPSVILPNLILGRSIVPEFIQEEATAEALSSHLLAAMAEGQKRREQIDGFAEVETIMRSAGPSPAANAVAAALELVASRTGREAVRS; from the coding sequence ATGCGGCCGTTCCGCCTCGCGATCATCGCTGGCGAGGCTTCGGGCGATGCCCTGGCGCTGCGCTTCCTCGCCGCGCTGCGCGAAAACCTGGGCGATCGCCCGGTGGAGCTCTGCGGCGTGGGCGATCACGGTTTGCCCGAAGCCGGGCTGAAACCGCTCTTTCCCCAGGCCGATATCGCGGTGATGGGCTTCGGCCCGGTGATCGCGCGCCTGCCCTTGCTGTTGCGGCGGATGGAGGATGCAGCGCGCGGCATCGCGGCGTTTCAGCCCGATCTCCTGCTGACGATCGACAGCCCGGATTTCTGCCTGCGCGTCGCAAAGAAGGTGAGGGCGCGCGCGCCCTCGATCCCGATCGTGCATTGGGTCTGCCCCAGCGTCTGGGCATGGCGTTCCGGGCGCGCGCGGCGGATGGCGCCGCATGTCGACCGCATCCTCGCCCTGCTGCCCTTCGAGCCCGCGGCGCTCGCCCGGCTGCACGGTCCCGAAACCGTCTATGTCGGCCATCCCCTGATGGAGCGGCTCGCCGAGATGCGTCCCGACGCGGATGAGCAGCGCCGTCGCGACGATGCCGCGCGCCCAACCATCCTTGTCCTGCCCGGCAGCCGGCGCTCCGAGATCCATCACCTGATGCCGGTCTTCGGCGAGGCCGTGGCGAAGGTCGCCGCGGCAGTGCCGGGCGCCCGTTTCGTCCTGCCGGCGGTACAGCGGCTGCATCCGATGATCGCCGAGGCGACGGCACAATGGTCCATCAGACCGGAGATCGTGACCGGCGAGGCGGCCAAGCTCGCGGCCTTCCGGGAAGCCCGCGCTGCGCTGGCTGCGTCCGGCACCGTGACGCTGGAACTCGCCCTGTCGCAGATCCCGACGGTCGCGGCCTATCGCGGCGCCAACTGGGAAGCCTTCCTGGCGCGGCGCCTCGTCAAACTGCCGAGCGTGATCCTGCCCAACCTGATCCTCGGCCGCAGCATCGTCCCCGAATTCATCCAGGAGGAGGCGACGGCTGAGGCGCTGAGCAGCCATCTCCTCGCAGCCATGGCCGAGGGGCAGAAGCGGCGGGAGCAAATCGACGGCTTCGCCGAGGTCGAGACGATCATGCGCTCGGCCGGGCCGAGCCCGGCCGCCAATGCCGTTGCGGCGGCGCTGGAGCTGGTCGCCTCGCGGACCGGCCGCGAGGCGGTGCGGAGCTGA
- a CDS encoding Bug family tripartite tricarboxylate transporter substrate binding protein: MTESRFLDRRSFLIAAGVAGLAGTKARAQANFPSRPINLIVPFAAGGSTDIVARLVGQKMSEILGQSVVIENRAGAGGNIGSTAVARAQPDGYTLLLGTISTHALNPAILKTVTFDAVKDFTPINLLAIVPNVMVVHPDFPAKTVKEVIAVLKANPGKYSYASSGVGTPLHLSGELFKSLGGVQMNHVPYRGAGPALNDVVAGAVPIMFDNLPSSAGFIRNGQLRAIGVTTKERVSSFPDLPTIAEGGLAGYETYTWNALFGPANMPRPIIEKINQAANQALKDENVKKRLNDVSADIVGSTPEQLGEHVKVELAKWAPIAKASGAVVE, from the coding sequence ATGACCGAAAGCCGCTTTCTCGACCGCCGCTCCTTCCTCATCGCCGCCGGCGTGGCCGGCCTTGCCGGCACAAAGGCTCGCGCACAGGCCAATTTCCCCAGCCGCCCGATAAACCTGATCGTTCCCTTCGCCGCCGGTGGTTCGACCGATATCGTCGCCCGTCTCGTCGGCCAGAAGATGAGCGAGATCCTCGGCCAGAGCGTCGTGATCGAGAACCGGGCCGGCGCCGGCGGCAATATCGGCTCCACGGCCGTCGCCCGTGCCCAGCCTGACGGCTACACGCTGCTGCTCGGGACGATCTCGACCCATGCCCTCAACCCGGCGATCCTGAAGACCGTAACCTTCGACGCGGTGAAGGATTTCACGCCGATCAACCTGCTGGCGATCGTGCCGAACGTGATGGTCGTGCATCCGGACTTCCCGGCCAAGACGGTCAAGGAGGTGATCGCGGTGCTGAAGGCCAATCCGGGCAAGTACTCCTACGCGTCCTCCGGCGTTGGCACGCCGCTGCATCTTTCCGGCGAATTGTTCAAGTCGCTCGGCGGCGTGCAGATGAATCATGTGCCTTACCGCGGCGCGGGGCCGGCCCTGAACGACGTGGTCGCGGGCGCCGTCCCGATCATGTTCGACAACCTGCCCTCCTCCGCCGGCTTCATCCGGAACGGCCAGTTGCGGGCGATCGGCGTCACCACCAAGGAGCGCGTATCCTCGTTCCCCGACCTGCCGACGATCGCGGAAGGCGGTCTGGCCGGCTACGAGACCTATACCTGGAACGCGCTGTTCGGCCCCGCCAACATGCCGCGCCCGATCATCGAGAAGATCAACCAGGCTGCAAACCAGGCGCTGAAGGACGAGAACGTCAAGAAGAGGCTCAACGATGTCAGCGCCGATATCGTCGGCTCGACACCCGAGCAGCTCGGCGAACACGTCAAGGTCGAGCTCGCCAAATGGGCGCCGATCGCCAAGGCCTCGGGCGCCGTCGTCGAGTAA
- the gltA gene encoding citrate synthase → MSGNTSQLQIGDKTVDMAIKEGSVGPAVIDIAKLYAQTGMFTYDPGFTSTASCESQITYIDGDKGVLLYRGFPIEQLAEHGDFLETCYLLLYGELPTAAQKADFDYRITRHTMVHEQMARFFQGFRRDAHPMAVMVASIGAMSAFYHDSTDISDPHQRMIASMRMIAKVPTLAAMAYKYSIGQPFVYPLNSLDYTSNFLRMCFAVPAEEYKVNPVLSRALDRIFILHADHEQNASTSTVRLAGSSGANPFACIAAGTACLWGPAHGGANEAALKMLEEIGSVDNIPKYIAKAKDKDDPFRLMGFGHRVYKNYDPRAKIMQKTTHEVLNELGIKDDPLLDVAVELERIALSDDYFIEKKLYPNIDFYSGITLKAMGFPTSMFTVLFAVARTVGWIAQWKEMIEDPSQKIGRPRQLYTGSAQRDYTPIGRR, encoded by the coding sequence ATGAGCGGAAATACCAGCCAGCTCCAGATCGGCGACAAGACCGTCGACATGGCGATCAAGGAGGGGTCGGTCGGCCCCGCCGTCATCGACATCGCCAAGCTCTATGCCCAAACGGGCATGTTCACCTACGATCCCGGCTTCACCTCGACGGCAAGCTGCGAGTCGCAGATCACCTATATCGACGGCGACAAGGGCGTCCTGCTCTATCGCGGCTTCCCGATCGAGCAGCTCGCCGAGCATGGCGACTTCCTCGAGACCTGCTACCTGCTGCTCTACGGGGAACTGCCGACCGCCGCCCAGAAGGCCGATTTCGACTATCGCATCACGCGCCACACCATGGTGCACGAGCAGATGGCCCGCTTCTTCCAGGGCTTCCGCCGCGACGCGCACCCGATGGCGGTGATGGTCGCCTCGATCGGCGCCATGTCGGCCTTCTACCACGACTCGACCGACATCTCGGACCCGCATCAGCGCATGATCGCCTCGATGCGCATGATCGCGAAGGTGCCGACGCTGGCCGCGATGGCCTACAAGTACTCGATCGGCCAGCCCTTCGTGTATCCGCTGAACTCGCTGGACTACACCTCGAACTTCCTGCGCATGTGCTTCGCGGTGCCGGCCGAGGAATACAAGGTCAATCCGGTGCTGTCGCGCGCGCTCGACCGCATCTTCATCCTGCACGCCGATCACGAGCAGAACGCCTCGACCTCGACGGTGCGCCTCGCCGGCTCGTCCGGCGCCAATCCCTTCGCCTGCATCGCGGCCGGAACGGCCTGCCTCTGGGGCCCCGCCCATGGCGGTGCCAACGAAGCGGCGCTGAAGATGCTCGAGGAGATCGGCTCGGTCGACAACATCCCGAAATACATCGCCAAGGCGAAGGACAAGGATGATCCGTTCCGCCTGATGGGCTTCGGCCACCGGGTCTACAAGAACTACGACCCGCGCGCGAAGATCATGCAGAAGACCACGCATGAGGTGCTGAACGAGCTCGGGATCAAGGACGATCCGCTGCTCGACGTCGCGGTCGAGCTGGAGCGCATCGCGCTCTCGGACGACTACTTCATCGAGAAGAAGCTCTATCCGAATATCGACTTCTATTCGGGCATCACCCTCAAGGCGATGGGCTTCCCGACCTCGATGTTCACCGTGCTCTTCGCGGTCGCCCGGACGGTCGGCTGGATCGCGCAGTGGAAAGAAATGATCGAGGATCCGTCCCAGAAGATCGGCCGCCCGCGCCAGCTCTATACCGGCTCGGCCCAGCGCGACTACACCCCGATCGGCCGCCGCTGA
- the gltX gene encoding glutamate--tRNA ligase, whose translation MSNAVVTRFAPSPTGFLHIGGARTALFNWLYARRQGGKMLLRIEDTDRERSTDTAIAAILDGLEWLGLDWDGQTVYQFQRAARHREVAEQMLAAGRAYHCYATQAELEEMREKARAEGKPLRYDGRWRDRDPSTAPEGVKPVIRLKAPQTGETVVNDEVQGRVVWQNENLDDLVLLRSDGTPTYMLAVVVDDHDMGVTHIIRGDDHLTNAARQTQIYDALGWDVPSMSHIPLIHGPDGAKLSKRHGALGIDAYRSMGYLPAALRNYLVRLGWSHGDQEVFSTQEMIDAFNLSSIGRSPARFDYAKLENLNGLYMRQSDDADLLAALKVILPEIGPARGVGATLSPELEAKLLAAMPGLKERVKTLIELLDSAFYLYAQRPLQLDDKARGLLDEAARQRLPKIAEKLAAVDDWTPAPLEAAVRAYVEESGLKLGQAAQPLRAALTGRAMSPGLFDVMAVLGREETLARLADQAA comes from the coding sequence ATGAGCAACGCCGTCGTCACGCGCTTTGCGCCCTCGCCCACCGGATTCCTGCATATCGGCGGCGCCCGGACAGCGCTGTTCAACTGGCTCTACGCCCGCCGGCAAGGCGGCAAGATGCTGCTGCGCATCGAGGATACCGACCGCGAACGCTCGACCGATACGGCGATCGCTGCGATTCTCGACGGGCTGGAATGGCTCGGCCTCGATTGGGACGGCCAGACCGTCTACCAGTTCCAGCGCGCCGCGCGGCATCGCGAGGTCGCCGAGCAGATGCTCGCCGCCGGCCGGGCCTATCACTGCTATGCGACGCAGGCCGAGCTCGAGGAGATGCGCGAGAAGGCCCGCGCCGAGGGCAAGCCGCTGCGCTACGATGGCCGCTGGCGCGACCGCGATCCGTCGACCGCGCCGGAAGGCGTCAAGCCGGTGATCCGCCTCAAGGCACCGCAGACCGGCGAGACCGTGGTCAATGACGAGGTGCAGGGCCGCGTCGTCTGGCAGAACGAGAATCTCGACGACCTCGTGCTGCTGCGCTCCGACGGCACGCCGACCTATATGCTCGCCGTCGTGGTCGACGACCACGACATGGGCGTCACCCATATCATCCGCGGCGACGATCACCTGACCAATGCCGCCCGCCAGACCCAGATCTACGACGCACTCGGCTGGGACGTGCCGAGCATGTCGCATATCCCGCTGATCCACGGGCCTGACGGCGCCAAGCTCTCGAAGCGCCATGGAGCGCTCGGCATCGATGCCTATCGCTCGATGGGCTACCTGCCGGCGGCTCTGCGCAATTATCTGGTGCGGCTCGGCTGGAGCCATGGCGACCAGGAGGTCTTCTCGACGCAGGAGATGATCGACGCCTTCAACCTGTCCTCGATCGGCCGTTCGCCGGCGCGTTTCGACTACGCCAAGCTGGAGAACCTCAACGGGCTCTACATGCGCCAGTCGGATGATGCCGACCTGCTCGCGGCGCTCAAGGTCATCCTGCCCGAGATCGGCCCGGCGCGCGGGGTCGGCGCCACGCTGTCGCCGGAGCTGGAGGCGAAGCTCCTCGCCGCCATGCCTGGCCTCAAGGAGCGTGTCAAGACGCTGATCGAACTGCTAGACAGCGCCTTTTATCTCTATGCCCAGCGCCCGCTCCAACTCGACGACAAGGCCAGGGGCCTGCTCGACGAGGCTGCCCGCCAACGCCTGCCGAAGATCGCGGAAAAGCTCGCGGCGGTCGACGACTGGACGCCGGCGCCGCTGGAAGCGGCTGTGCGCGCCTATGTCGAGGAAAGCGGGCTCAAGCTCGGCCAGGCGGCGCAGCCGCTGCGCGCCGCGCTGACCGGCCGCGCGATGTCGCCCGGCCTGTTCGACGTCATGGCCGTGCTTGGCCGCGAGGAGACGCTGGCGCGACTTGCAGATCAGGCTGCCTGA
- a CDS encoding ComEC/Rec2 family competence protein — translation MQPAPPGQERAQGRRGARADALPARLGAVVPLTASLRPTLRQLWLHLQRGFALEVERRRPFLWLPIAMGAGILLYFAADREPALWAPLLGLILSSTAAFLLRLRPLASMACLATAAAFAGFGAGVWRTADIAAPMLERSRIGKLSGFVESVEARDNGARIVVLVTDLANVPAEQRPKRVRVSLRSGAVAPGDHIVATARLLPPPGPARAGGYDFGRDAFFRGIGAVGSISGKVALAPAPYPMPTRLAIDVMIDRARNALTKRIAEVGGGQGGAVAAALVTGKRGLITEATNNDLRAAGIYHIVSISGLHMVLAAGTIFWLVRALLALSQTVALHWPVKKLAAVAAMLGATAYCIFSGSDVATERSLIMTLVMLGAILVDRAALSMRNLALAAMIVLLREPEALLGPSFQMSFGAVAALIAFAERWERRDRSEPPSALPWPLGPIWTAALGILVTTMLATAATAPFGAYHFQTFNPFGLLGNAMALPFVSLFVMPAAVFGVLAYPFGLDWPAWALMGLASDVVLKVARWVATIDHSTVTLAAFGPAVLACFALALLWLTLWTTPWRWLAALPLVFGVAIAGKPERPEILIERDGSGLAVRGPDGRLAIAGKPSRFVLQQWLAADGDSRSPDDPSLRAGIACDRLACIAQTAEKRTVSYTRERLAIIEDCLRADLVVTAIPWNGACKARLVERMALTRDGATSLYRTASGWSSRTSEPTTADRPWSRRREPRPAVSASPPTSQPATAQPASASDTEAEVDTERLQ, via the coding sequence ATGCAGCCGGCGCCGCCGGGGCAGGAGCGGGCACAGGGCCGGCGCGGCGCACGCGCCGATGCCTTGCCGGCTCGCCTTGGTGCCGTTGTCCCGCTGACCGCAAGCCTCCGTCCAACGCTTCGCCAGCTTTGGCTGCATCTCCAGCGAGGTTTCGCGCTGGAGGTCGAGCGCCGTCGCCCCTTCCTCTGGCTGCCGATCGCGATGGGCGCCGGCATCCTGCTCTATTTTGCGGCCGATCGTGAGCCGGCCCTGTGGGCGCCGCTGCTCGGCTTGATCCTCAGCAGCACAGCCGCCTTCCTCCTGCGCCTGCGTCCGCTCGCGTCGATGGCTTGCCTCGCGACGGCCGCTGCCTTCGCCGGCTTCGGTGCGGGGGTCTGGCGCACCGCCGATATCGCCGCGCCGATGCTGGAGCGCTCGCGCATCGGAAAGCTCTCCGGCTTCGTCGAGAGCGTCGAAGCGCGCGACAATGGCGCGCGGATCGTGGTCCTGGTCACGGACCTCGCCAATGTGCCGGCCGAGCAGAGACCGAAGCGCGTCCGCGTAAGCCTGCGCTCCGGCGCCGTGGCGCCGGGCGACCATATCGTCGCGACCGCGCGCCTGCTGCCGCCGCCGGGACCGGCGCGGGCGGGTGGCTATGATTTCGGTCGCGACGCCTTCTTCCGCGGCATTGGCGCCGTCGGCAGCATCTCCGGCAAGGTCGCGCTCGCGCCGGCACCCTATCCGATGCCCACCCGCCTTGCGATCGACGTCATGATCGACCGCGCCCGCAATGCCTTGACGAAGCGCATCGCCGAGGTCGGGGGCGGGCAGGGCGGCGCGGTCGCCGCCGCGCTCGTCACCGGCAAGCGCGGCCTGATCACGGAAGCCACGAACAACGACCTGCGCGCCGCCGGCATCTACCACATCGTCTCGATCTCGGGCCTGCATATGGTGCTGGCGGCCGGCACGATCTTCTGGCTGGTGCGCGCGCTGCTCGCCCTGTCGCAGACGGTGGCGCTGCACTGGCCGGTCAAGAAGCTCGCGGCAGTGGCCGCAATGCTCGGTGCGACCGCCTATTGCATCTTCTCGGGCAGCGATGTCGCGACCGAACGCTCGCTGATCATGACGCTGGTGATGCTCGGCGCGATCCTGGTCGATCGTGCGGCGCTGAGCATGCGCAATCTCGCGCTCGCCGCGATGATCGTGCTGCTGCGCGAGCCGGAAGCGCTGCTTGGGCCGAGCTTCCAGATGTCATTCGGTGCGGTCGCGGCGCTGATCGCCTTCGCCGAACGCTGGGAGAGAAGAGATCGCAGCGAGCCGCCATCGGCTTTGCCCTGGCCGCTCGGGCCGATCTGGACCGCGGCGCTCGGCATCCTCGTCACCACCATGCTGGCGACCGCCGCGACCGCGCCCTTCGGCGCCTATCATTTCCAGACCTTCAACCCCTTCGGCCTGCTCGGCAATGCCATGGCGCTGCCCTTCGTCTCGCTTTTCGTGATGCCGGCGGCGGTGTTCGGCGTGCTGGCCTATCCGTTCGGGCTGGACTGGCCAGCCTGGGCGTTGATGGGGCTCGCTTCCGACGTCGTTCTGAAAGTGGCACGCTGGGTCGCGACCATCGACCATTCCACCGTGACGCTCGCCGCCTTCGGTCCGGCTGTGCTGGCCTGCTTCGCGCTGGCGCTGCTTTGGCTGACGCTCTGGACCACGCCCTGGCGCTGGCTCGCGGCTCTGCCGCTGGTCTTCGGCGTGGCCATTGCCGGCAAGCCGGAGCGGCCGGAGATCCTGATCGAGCGTGACGGCTCCGGGTTGGCCGTGCGCGGCCCGGACGGGCGCCTCGCGATAGCGGGCAAACCCAGCCGCTTCGTCCTGCAGCAATGGCTCGCCGCCGATGGCGACAGCCGTTCACCCGACGATCCCAGCTTGCGCGCCGGCATCGCCTGCGATCGTCTGGCCTGCATCGCGCAGACGGCCGAGAAGCGCACCGTCTCCTACACGCGCGAGCGCCTCGCCATCATCGAGGACTGCCTGCGCGCCGATCTCGTCGTTACCGCCATCCCCTGGAACGGGGCCTGCAAGGCCAGGCTCGTCGAACGTATGGCACTCACGCGCGATGGCGCGACCTCGCTCTACCGGACGGCATCGGGATGGAGCAGCCGAACTTCGGAACCGACCACGGCCGATCGTCCGTGGTCCCGCCGGCGCGAGCCGCGTCCGGCTGTGTCGGCAAGCCCGCCGACCAGTCAACCCGCAACGGCGCAGCCTGCATCAGCCTCCGACACCGAAGCCGAGGTCGATACCGAGCGCCTTCAGTAG